CGATCCACGGCTGGCGGCCGATCTCGGTGGTGTACCAGCCCGCGAGAATCGCAACCAGCCCCGCCGGAGACATTGCCACCGCAAAGCGCAGAAAGTTCTTCCTGGCGTAGAGACGCCCTCCCCGGCGCAGCCACAAGCCCCAGAAGGCCAGCGCAATCATCAGCACGCCCAGGCCGACCATGGCACGGAAGGTCCAGAACACGATGGTCGAATTGGGCCGGTCTTCGGGCGCGAAGTCCTTGAGCGCGGGAATCTGCCCGTCCCAGCTGTGCGCGAGCAGCAGGCTTCCGGCACGCGGAATTTCCACCGCATAGCGCGTGACTTCGGCAGCCATGTCGGGCCAGCCGAAAAGAATCAGCGGCACGCCTTCGCCTTCGGGCGTGCGCTCCCAGTGCCCTTCGATGGCGGCGAGCTTCGCCGGCTGGTGCTCGAGCGTGTTCAGCCCATGCTGGTCGCCGATGACCGCCTGCAGCGGCGCCGCCGCCAGCAGCATCCACAGCGCCATCGACAGCATCGTGCGCACGCGCGTGTTGTCGTTGCCGCGCAGAAGATGCCACGCCCCCACGCCGCCCACCATCAACGCGGTGGCAAGGTAGGCCGCCGTGACGGTATGCACCAGCCGATAGGGGAAGGACGGGTTGAAGATCACCTTCAGCCAATCGACGGGCACGACGCGGCCATCGATGATTTCATGGCCCTGCGGCGTCTGCATCCAGCTGTTCGACGCAAGGATCCAGGTGGCCGAGATCAGCGTTCCGGCGGCGACCGCGAGCGTCGAGACGAAGTGCAGCGCGGGGCCCACGCGCTCGCGCCCGAAAAGCATCACACCGAGAAAGCCTGCTTCGAGAAAGAACGCGGTCAGCACCTCGTAGGCCAGCAAGGGCCCGGTCACGCCGCCGGCAAAGCGCGAGAAATTGCTCCAGTTGGTGCCGAACTGGTAGGCCATCACCAGGCCCGACACCACGCCCATGCCGAACGCCACGGCAAAGACCTTGATCCAGAACTGGTACAGGTCGATGTACACCTTGCGGCCGGTGCGCAGCCAGAGGCCTTCGAGCACGGCCAGGTAGCTGGCCAGCCCGATGGTGAGCGCCGGAAAGAGGATGTGGAACGAAATCGTGAAGCCGAACTGGATTCGGGCAAGCAAGAGGGCATCCATGCGGCCGTACCTTAGCGTGGCAAGCAAAGCGCCGCAACCACACTACGTAAGATTGGCGCCGCCGAATCCACAGCGACACCAGGAGATATACAGATGCAGAACGGAAGCCTTCCACCCCGCCGCCGCTTTCTCAAGACCGCCGCCAGTTCGGGGCTGGCCGCGTTCGCCGGCGCGGCCGGCGCGCAGTCTTTCGACTTCAAGCCGAATCAGCGCTACCCGGATCCTTCGGTGCTGATACTGGACCCGAGCTTTGCCAGGTACCGCATCTACAGCAGCACCGTCGAGCAGCTGGGCACCGGCATGCGATGGGCGGAAGGGCCGGTGTACTTCCCCGAAGGCGGCTACCTTCTGTGCAGCGACATTCCGAACAACCGGCTCATGAAGTACGACGAGAAGACCGGCAAGTTCACGGTGCACAAGCAGAACGCCAACTACGCCAACGGCAACACGCGCGACCGCCAGGGCCGCCTGATCACCTGCGAGCACTCCGTCACGCGCCGCGTGGTGCGCACCGAGAAGGACGGCCGCATGACGGTGCTGGCCGACAGCCACGAGGGCAAGAAGCTCAACGCGCCCAACGACGTGGTCGTCAGGTCCGACGACACGGTGTGGTTCACCGACCCGACCTTCGGCATCAACGGCGAGTGGGAAGGATCCAGGGCCACGCCGGAGC
The Variovorax paradoxus genome window above contains:
- a CDS encoding cytochrome ubiquinol oxidase subunit I, with the protein product MDALLLARIQFGFTISFHILFPALTIGLASYLAVLEGLWLRTGRKVYIDLYQFWIKVFAVAFGMGVVSGLVMAYQFGTNWSNFSRFAGGVTGPLLAYEVLTAFFLEAGFLGVMLFGRERVGPALHFVSTLAVAAGTLISATWILASNSWMQTPQGHEIIDGRVVPVDWLKVIFNPSFPYRLVHTVTAAYLATALMVGGVGAWHLLRGNDNTRVRTMLSMALWMLLAAAPLQAVIGDQHGLNTLEHQPAKLAAIEGHWERTPEGEGVPLILFGWPDMAAEVTRYAVEIPRAGSLLLAHSWDGQIPALKDFAPEDRPNSTIVFWTFRAMVGLGVLMIALAFWGLWLRRGGRLYARKNFLRFAVAMSPAGLVAILAGWYTTEIGRQPWIVYGLMRTADAVSPQHSTGQVGFTLGLFVVVYLVVFGAGTAYGLRLIAKGPAGDEADRPAWGGPGETRTPMRPLSAAPEDDDAGAANGRAETVKEGDRDGH
- a CDS encoding SMP-30/gluconolactonase/LRE family protein, with amino-acid sequence MQNGSLPPRRRFLKTAASSGLAAFAGAAGAQSFDFKPNQRYPDPSVLILDPSFARYRIYSSTVEQLGTGMRWAEGPVYFPEGGYLLCSDIPNNRLMKYDEKTGKFTVHKQNANYANGNTRDRQGRLITCEHSVTRRVVRTEKDGRMTVLADSHEGKKLNAPNDVVVRSDDTVWFTDPTFGINGEWEGSRATPEQATTNVYRIAKDGKLSAVITDLVNPNGLAFSPDEKKLYVVEWKGTPNRSIWSYDVAADGASVSNKTKLIDADGPGALDGFRVDRDGNLWCGWGFNGAFSPEPTDVGGGMKAHLPLGKSEEMDGVKIFNPQGKPIGFIRLPERCANLEFGGPKRNRLYMTSSHSLYALYVEAHGAV